TTCACCATGTTCTTTGTGGCGGTGAGTCTGGGCCACTGGCCCAAAGGCACAGGGACACAGGGAAGGGGCCATCTCTCCACCACCTTCCCACaccagggaggaagaaaagtgatttggaggagaaggaaagagcctGGAGACCGGGAGAGAGGGTTGGgggcccccctcctcctctctggacctcagtttccccgtctggGTCAGGAAGTCACCCTAGGATTGGTGTGCACAAGACCAAGCCCGCAGTGGGTCAGCGTGGGTTGGTCCAGGACGAGCCCTTCGAGTCTTCTGGGGTGACCCTCCTTTTGCCGCCGACAGACCACCCCAGGCCACCCACTTCCCCCTGACCCCACCCCCGCTCCGGCCACTCTCCCAGCTACAAGTACAGGGCAGCggagcaggaaggaaggggctgAGCCAGGCCTGGGAGGGGGTTAGTGGAGTTTAGGGAATGTGGAGGGCCTGGGTGATTCTGATTCCAGAATTCCGGAGCTGGCCCTGGTTCAGGAGGGCCTGCTCACGTCTGCTTGTCTGTCCTTCTCAGAGGCCCATGTCTCCCTCTGAGTCCTTCTTCCTCCATGCACAGGCCTGATGactgtctgtctctcccctccctccctcccagcagcaCGCTCTCCCTCTGCATTTTTCCTATTGGTTTTCTCCAcgtttgcttttttccctttttaaatgtCTGTGTCTGGGTCCCTCTTGATTTCTGGAGCTCTGTCTCCATAGAACTTGCTCTCGTCCCAAACCTCCTGGTCTTTCCCCGTCTGGCTTTGTCCCCCTGGCCCTCCACGTGTCTCTGTGGCTCTATCTCCCGTCCTGAagcttctgtctgtctgtgggtCCTACCTTCCTACCTacatacctctctctctctaatccaTCATCGCTCGACCTACCTAATCAATGACCCTTCCCTCTACCCATCACCGATCTGTCTCTCAGGGCCGACCTGTGTCCCTCTGAGTCCTCCCCCGCCACGGTCTGCCGCACCAGCTCCCATCAGACTCGCCTTCTCCGCAGCCGGGCTCCCTGCAAAAGCTGGCACCGGGGAGACGAGTGTCCCCAGCCACCGCCTTGTGGCAGCGCCAGACATGTGAAAACTCGCACGGCTCCCACCGCCGGCTGGCCTTGCTCCAGCAGCCAGGCCTCTGTGGGCGAGTGTCGGGGTCCTTGGGGCAGCCCTGGGCAGGTAGGTCTGTGAACACACGCACGTGTTTGCAGACACACGTGCACCTGTCATGGGAGAGGTTGTGTGCACATGGGCTGGTGCTCCCTTAGGCAGCAGGGACCTGGGACTGGGGGTTGCCTAGTGTTTCTGTCTCCACACCTGGATGGGAGAGATCTTGGGCGTGGTAGTTCTGGCTGTGGGCCAGTGTCCAGGCTCTGGGCCATGCCCATGCTGTGGATGCACTGTCTCATGTAGTCCTCTCAGCTCCCCGTGAGCCTGGGATTGTGACCAGCCCAttggacagatgaagaaactgagtgtCACAGATGCGCTCTGGGGCTCTCGGCTCATTCAAGGCATCTTGTCCAATGCATTTCGTCAGCTCCACAAGGGAGCCCTGCTTGGGTGAGTTCCAGGAAGTcaatttgacagatgagaaaccCAGACACAGAGTGGACCTGGGACTTCTCTGCAGGTCCAAGGGGCTTAGGGCCGGGGCGAGGAGCTGAGGGTCTTGTTCCCAGGTCTATGTTAGACCCAGCTCCGGAAACCACAGACATGCCAGGCCACCCCTCCCCGCCGGGCTGGGCTGGCCCCCAGCTGCCTCCAGACTGACCTAAGAGGCCCACCCTGTCCCGCCCTAGCCCGCCCAGAGTGGCAGAAGCAGCTGCCTCCTGTGACAAATGTCCTCCCACCTCAAAGCCCCACTCAGCCCCTTTCTCCCAGAGCCCCAAGCAACACCATTGCCTCTTCTGCCTCCAATGTGGCTTCTTCCGTGTTCTGGCCAGAATCCTCCTGCCACAGTCGCTACTTCTGTGTCCAACACTGTGCATCTGCCCCGTCACACAGAGTCCCCTGGCCCGCCCCAGAGAGAGGGTATTCTCATCCCTCGACAGAGGAGGCCCCAAGCTGCCGCCATCCGCCTAAGCTCACAAAGCGGGGATCCTTTAGGTGGGCCTCTGGAGGCTGTGCTATCTCCCAGCAGACCCCTGGCGCACTCCACCCCTGCTAGCCCCCTCACGGGCCAAGTGCGCCCCTGCGTCGAGAGAGGCAGGCTTCACAGGCAGGGAGGCCGGATGCCAGTCACTGCTCTGCCCGGCCCCCTTGGCAGGTGGCACTGCTCTgagtctccccttccccacctgtctGATCGAGACGAACCAAGGGCCTTGGGGGAGACGCCTCCTGGGTCAGCTCTCCTCCCAACCACTCCAAAGCCTGCCTCCCTGACCCTGGGTTTGCCTGGCCAGGCTGAGACAGAGCTCTCCTGCCCTTCACGGGGCCGAGGAGGACACTCCCAAGCATCTCACAGTCTATGATCATACACGGTGATCTGTCCCAcaaaggagaggcagggagcagaaGCTCCAGATGACGGGGATGGGCAGTGTGGGGAGGGATGTAGTTCCAGAAGTAGCAGGAGAATAGCCATGTCACTCACAGGGCCTAGCTCTGCCTGCCAGAACCGTGCGCATCAAGAGTCCTTCTCCTTGCCCTATCCCCAAGGTCTGAGCATCTTGATCAGGCCCTACCTGAAGCTTATATTTCCCCAGCTGGACAGTCATGTCCACAGCCTAGTTGCTTtcctccatcctctctccctgtgtcaccTCCAAGGGTGCAGCATACAAAGTTCAACCCTGTTCTCTTGATGGGTCTGACCAGGGTGCAGAGAAGTAGGACTGTCACCTCCCTTGTTCTGGACACTATACCTCTATTCATGCCTCCTGGGTGCACGCTTGCTTTCGGTCACCTATGACTGTAACCAACAGGAGCTCTAAGTCAAGCCGAATTGCTTGACTCACCCGGTGATCCAGGGCTCCTGCTCCCCGTAACATCCCTGGGCCTCCAGACTTGGGCTGATCTCCTGgatgcctcctccctcctgctgagCTGGGCTCACCAAGAGTTGATTGTGCTGGTTCCCAAACTCGTTTACACCCCTGGGACTTGTCAGAATAATTACATCACATAATTAAATATCACTTAAAGTGATGAAAGGTGTAGGCAAAAGGAGAGAGTTGTTGTTTTCTGTAAGAATTCAGTTGACTGCTTTGAGAATACTCCACAGAGGTATTCTGTCTTAAAAATTGCTAttaaagggctcctgggtggctcagtcagttaagcgtctgcctttggctcaggtcacgatcccagggccctgggatcgagtcccatgtcgggctccctgctccatggggagcctgcttctccctctccttctccccctactcatgttctctctctgtcaaataaataaatataatatttttttaattgctattaaATAGGGTGTTGGGGAGACTACAGGAGAGAGACGGGGAACGTGCCATGCTGTGTTCAACATGGGGGTCTCCGCAGTCTCCCAGGACCTTAAGGAAACTGGAACTAAACAATGACAGGCCGGAGGTTCCCAAAGTGGGCTCCACAAGGGTGGCTGTCAGCACCCCAAGAGACTCCTAACAGTGCAAACCTCGGACACCACCCAGCCCTGCGGGGGGAGCAGCGCGAGTCctcaccagcccctccccccgcagggTTCTGGTGCCCACTCACATCTGAGGACTTCCCCGCTGGGATAGCCCACTCACGACAGGAGAAGGCCCTCCCAGGCCCCTGTAGGGCTGACCGGCATCCAAGAACTAGGCCGCAGCCTCATACCCAAAGATGCTGAGGGAACGCACACACACCTGCTCTGGGTAAACTCAGGTGCTGAAGGAATGTGCAGGGCGAGTCTTCGGGGCCCCGCCCCGGTGGGCTTCACGGAGTGATGCCTGGACTCCGTGTGGTCATGTCATACACACACCGGAGAGACCCAGCCGGGCTCTGAGCACATCCAAGGCTCCCGGCCCCTCACGGGAACGTTTTTTCGAATCCCCACAAGACACCATGAGGGGAGTGGTTGGCGGCACCTCCATTTttcaggtggggaaactgaggcacgaaaTGACTTGCCTGAGTCTCGCGTCTAGTGAGTGGCCTGGCTGGTGGGGAGTGGCGGGGGCCGGGCACAGCTGGGGCCTGTGCCGTCCCCTCCGGCCTCTGACCGCCGCGGTTTCCCAGCAGCTGTACCACGCCTGCGACGGGCCCGGCCTGTCGGTTGTCTGCTTCATGCGTCATGACGTCCTGGAGTACTTCAGCGTCTACGGGACAGCACTGAGCATGTGGGTCTCGCTGATGGGTGAGTGGCCGCGCCCTGTCGCCCAgtgtccccaccccaccatccACCTGCCGCTCCCAGAAATAGCCAAGCCCGCTGACTCTGCCCCGCCCCACAGGGAGCgtctctcccctctcctggggTTCGAAGCCCGGTTTAATCGATGAGACGGGACGCACCGTCCTTAAACGCCCTGATTCCCATCCTTGCTTCCTGCTCAATTCCCACGTGAACGAGGGCTTGTTCGGAGCTCCTCACGTGGCGGAGCCGTGCCTGGAACCCGTGGATGGGCTTCCAGCTCCCCCCGCCCAGGAGACCGCTGTTGCACACCAGGGTTTGCCCCCAAGGCATTTCTTGAGGCCCTTACCAGCCGCCGTGCCCACCACTGTCAGCTCAGGCTTTTCGAGGATGGAATTGCTCAAAAGCGTAGTTTCTGCAACTTTCTTCTCACTTAGCGCCGTCTGGAGGCGACGTCAGGACACACGGGCCCCATCGCACGGGCTCCCTGGTATTTGCCCAGCTTCCGTGAAGGACTCACACCTTTCCTGTCTCTTACCTGCATGTCTCTGTCTTCACTCCTGGGGCTCTCAGGGGCAGGTGTGCAATGCCCTGCCCGTGACCCCCACGCAGCTCTGTCCACCTCTGTACCTTAGACCCAGCCGGTCAGACCCCCGGGTGACTGGGCTGGGCCCGGGGGGTCTCTCTGGCTGTGGCGCCTAAGGGATGCGTCTGGGGGAGCAGTGgccgggaggagcagaggggctgCTCACCCCTCCcgttcctcccccacctccagcgcTGGCCGACTTTGACGAACCTAAGAGGTCGACCTTCGTGATGTTTGGTGTCCTGACCATCGCGGTGCGGATCTACCATGACCGCTGGGGCTATGGGGTGTACTCGGGCCCCATCGGCACGGCTGTCCTCATCATTGCCACAAAGTGGGTGCGTACCATGCGAACCTCAGAGGACGGGGACGCCCGCCCCCATGACACCTCCACCTCGGGGTCTCCGTTTATCTCCCGTCTCAGGGCTTCCGCTAGAGCACAGAGACGAGGAACACCAGGCCCCTGGCCACACGGACCGTCTGTATCGTCCGTACCCACTAGCTCTGGATCTAACCCAAGTGACTCCACTTCTCTGCCTCGGTTTCCATGTCTGGAAACTGGCTGTTACGGGAACAGTTCAGTACCTGCTTCATAGGTTTGGTTCAAAGAAGTTGAGTTAATGTATCTAAAAGTGTTGGCATAGAACTTGGCTTCTAACATGCTCGACACGTGGGAGCAACAACCACTATCATTATTACTCTTTGCAGAGAATGACTGCTTTAGAGTTGCGAAAGCCTGGATTATTCTAGGAGGACTTCACGGAGGCGGAGAGCCTTGAGGAGGGAGGCTGTGGTGTGTAGTGGACAGGAAGTTGGAACAGCCCCTAAGCGTTGAAGCAGCCTGAGCCAGACTTTGGAACGCTGACATGTCTTCACTGGGTCCCCTGGGGGTCCTGACGCACTGTCCCCAGGCCTCCCCACAGCTCTCTTGTACCAAGGCCCTCCTGGCTGCGAGGCCTGGAAGCCGCTCATGCTTCCCGAGCTGACAAGGGATGCCAGAGCAGAGTGGACCCAGAGGCACTTCCTGGGACCCCAGAAGGGAAGGAGCTGAACCCTGCAGGGACCAGAACACAGGCCCGGCCTGCTGACAGGCCTGAGGCTGGACCCACTCTCCAGCCATGCAGCAGCGCAGGCCCCGAGGTgacctcctccctctgccacatTTTTGCCCCTTTGGAGCTCCACCTGGAATCTCGGGGTGTCCCAACTCCATGTGCTGGCACACACCCACTCAAGGACCCAAAATTAAGGCCCAGATGGCAGGGCCTCAGGGGATGGGGTGAAGGGGCTTCAGGCCACCTAGGGAGCGGGAGGACAGTTCTCTGGGAACAGGGCTCAGGCTGGGCAGGTGGCGCAGAAGGTGTCCGTCAACCCATTTTACAGCTGCGGGAGGGAAAATAAAGTCCTGCTCCTCCCACAGCAGGGAGTAGAGGGCTTGTCCTGCCGTTCGGTTAATGAAGGAAGtagggctcagagaggtcagcGAGCGACAAGAAGTCACGCGGCGCCGGGTGAAGTCGGGCCTTGACTttccaagagaaaggaaggagcctctctccccctccagcctccccaaGGGCGAAGGCTGACACAAAAGACCCTGGAGGCCTGTGAGAGCAGCGAGGCCTGTTGGGCCTGCCGTGTCCGGGGGGACCGTGTTAATGAACGCGCCGGAATGCATAAACAGAGCCCGGGGGGCGACAGTGCAGGCTCACTCCCCAGCAGGAAGTGGGCCAGGCTGCCCTGGGAGCCTGTTCCTCCCGCAGAACTTGGCAGGCCTGGATCCGTGTTTGACTGTAATTAGCCAGAATGGAAGCCACTCGCCAGTTTCCGTGGAAAGCGCCACAGCGACTTCCACGGCCCTCGGGCTGTGGATCCAATCATGGGAACCAAGAGGTCTGCCTGGCTCCCTACATCTGGGGCTCAACTTGTGTTTTTCAGACCATTTAACGTGgagtttattttggattttcaagGGCAGTTTCTCCCTGGAATGAGGGTGGATTTTTCTCCCAGAGGCTCGTCCCTTCTTGAGCCTGAGTTGGGAACAGCAGCCctcagggaggggaagcagagagaggcgGGTGTGGGGACCGCGGGGCAGGGCCTGGCCAGTCTAGGACGTGACCCTGGGCAGGCGCAGGGCCGTGGCCAACCACACCCAGACCCCAAACCGCGCCCACCTGCCATCTGTGCCCCCGCGGGGCCTGATGTTTTATCAGCAATGGCAAATTCCAGAAAACCGCACCCCAGACTCTGGTGGGCCAGCCCGCCCCAACTGGCACAGGGCTCCCACCCAGCAGGTGTGTGTGGTTGTGGgggccccagccctgctggggagGGGTCCACGATCCACGGTGTGCATTGTGCTGAGATCCCAAACAGCGGCACTCTGAGACACCTTGGCCCCAGGGGTGGGAAGGTGCAGGATGCGGTCCCACGTTTTCCGCACGTTGTCAATGTACGTGAACCCATCTTTGTACGAGTCAGTGCCAGCTCACACCTCCCACTAACGTGCACATCTGGGcaagcagagagtcccatgccgGTCGGCTTATCCCAGGAGCACGACGTGGGTCCTGATCCACGAGCCACCGAAGGGTTTGTTGGACCACAACACGGGCATCCCCGTGGGCCACATGGTGGGCGGGGCAAGCCCTCTAACACCCCCTCGCTGAGTCTGGTCCCCTGGGGGTCcctgctgctcagcaggggtGCGTGTGCAAGGGTTATCTTGTTAGcccaaagaggcaggcagggatggggggcgGTCCTCGCTGGGCAAACTGGTCCAGGGGTTCCCAACCAAGCCATCCAGGATGGGGCTCTCTTGCGGCCTGCCACCACGGGACCAGGCATGCAGGGCACCTCCCTgagccccatcccccacccgAGGGTAGCCAAGGGACGCGTGGGTGCCTGGGGCCAGCTCTCTGAACGGCCTCCCTGCCATGGGACCTCTCTGCCCGTCCACTCTCCCCACAGCTGCAACagatgaaggagaagaagggtCTGTACCCCGACAAGAGTGTCTACACCCAGCAGATCGGCCCCGGCCTCTGCTTCGGGGCACTGGCTCTCATGCTGCGCTTCTTCTTCGAGGTACGGGGACCGGGGTTCCTCGGGGGCTTCCACAGCGTCCCCTTGctgccttctctgtccctcctggtgggtggagggaggtcTCCCTCCCACCACAGCATCGCCCGTCCCCAGCACCccagctctctctgtctgtggGGATCTGAGACAAGGCACCCAGCCAGGatggggcctggggctggagcGCGCACCTACAggaagcggggcgggggggggagccCAGCCTCATTGTCAAAGGCCCAGCAGCCGAACTTCCACTCTCCACCTTCAGCACTCCAGGGGGCTGAGGTCAGGAAAAACTGCCCATGGGCTGGACGCTGAGGAGAGGCCCCTTAGAGGAGGGTACTTGGCCAgatgtggggcgggggggtgacCGGCAGGTGCCCCGGCACATCAGGCATGTGAGCAGAGGCACAGAGGGTTGGGGGGAGCCTGGGGCCACAGACCAATCCCCCCCTTCCCGCCCCTGCAGGACTGGGATTACACCTATGTTCACAGCTTCTACCACTGTGCCCTGGCCATGTCCTTTGTCCTCCTGCTACCCAAGGTCAATAAGAAGGCCGGAAGTGCAGGGCCCCCCGCCAAGCTGGACTGCTCTACCCTTTGCTGTGCTTGTATCTGACATTGCCACCTGCCCCTGTCCCCGTCTCCCCCAcaagcccctgccctccccctcatCTCACGCCCCAGGAGCGCCCAGGAGAAACGTCTCTCCTCTGAGCCTGAGAGGTCCCCAGGGATTTGGGGACCACCCTGAGTGCTCCTGGAGACCCCAGGTACTAGGTTTCCACTTTGGCCAAACATCATGCTGGAAAGAAAagaccttcctccctcctcccccaccctcctcctcctcctcctgcttctccacaGTCATGGCCAACAGGTGTGTCTACAGAAGCCTGGAACCTGTGTGTCCCCCTCATCGGCCCTCCCCTCGTTACCCAGAAGCTCCGGCCCAGCCCCGGCTGCGCCCCTACTCGCAGCATCAGTTTTCTCTTGGAAACTAGCGTCCCCACTTATGTCCTGTGCCCTCCGGCTCCGAACACACCCGGTCGGGATTCCTGAGGCCAGAAGAGGGGCAGCTCTGTCCCTGGCCCAGGCCCATGTGGCCAGCCCTCCAGCCAGGTCCCTGAATCAAGCCATTTCAGGAACGGAGACCCCTATGAAACTCCCCAATGCCTTGGCCTTACTGGGTTCCCAAAGCTGTGTACTCAGCCCTTGATCTAATCCATCAGACAAGTCTGCAGTAAAGCACAGTCATTCCACTCTAAAGACAGAagcctgaggctcagaggaaATTGTGGGCTTGAGGCCCCAAGCCAGtaagggcagagctgggccccAAGCCCAGTCCACCGGTCCCAGAGCCATGCCCGCCACCTGACTCGGGATCCACCCCACGGGCAGGCCTGAGCACCTGTGTAGGTCCTCGGAGCACTCCCAGCACTCCCAGCACTCCGCCCGGGCTCAGAgccagtgtggggagggggtccGGGCGCAGGGAAACCTGAGTGGAGGCCAGCGGCCCACAGCTGGACACCCAGGGCCGGCTGGCAGTGGGAGGCCAGCGAGCCCCGGCCCAGAGCCTGTCTGCACTGAGGCCCGGGGGTGGCGGGAGCAGGCCTCCCAGACATCACCTCACAAACCTGAgcctccccagcagccccagcttCCCAAATGATGTGGGCACATCTGTCAGGCAGGAAGTTACCTACACCTGTCTGGGGCCTGTTTGTATTTCCAGAAGGGGCGCGCCCACTCCCACGGCAGAGGGCGGCCCGTAACTTGTCCTAAAGTCACCTCTTGCTCACCTCCGGGGGCCAGGAGAGAGCTGGGGACAAGGCTGACCCCTCAGCCTGGCCCCACTGTCTGTCAGCCTCCCTGACAATCCAGAGGTCCGGCACGTGGGGGACTGGACGCCCATGGCCTCATGCCGGCTCAGCCCCTTTCTGTCGCTGGAGCCCAGTGACGACAGAGCAGCCGCTCAGCTCTTC
This DNA window, taken from Lutra lutra chromosome 13, mLutLut1.2, whole genome shotgun sequence, encodes the following:
- the MYMK gene encoding protein myomaker, which gives rise to MGTLAAKLLLPTLSSLVFLPAVSIAARRRFHMEAMVYLFTMFFVALYHACDGPGLSVVCFMRHDVLEYFSVYGTALSMWVSLMALADFDEPKRSTFVMFGVLTIAVRIYHDRWGYGVYSGPIGTAVLIIATKWLQQMKEKKGLYPDKSVYTQQIGPGLCFGALALMLRFFFEDWDYTYVHSFYHCALAMSFVLLLPKVNKKAGSAGPPAKLDCSTLCCACI